Proteins from one Embleya scabrispora genomic window:
- the aroQ gene encoding type II 3-dehydroquinate dehydratase, protein MSARRVLVLNGPNLGRLGSREPDVYGATSYQGLVAECERLGAELDFAVEVRETNDEGEIIRWMHEAADGRIPVVMNPGAFTHYSYGLRDAVAQRTAPFIEVHISNPYARESFRHTSVVAAVASGTIAGFGLGSYRLALRALAEELDG, encoded by the coding sequence GTGAGCGCGCGCCGGGTGCTGGTCCTGAACGGCCCCAACCTCGGCCGGCTCGGCAGCCGCGAGCCGGACGTCTACGGCGCGACCTCGTACCAGGGCCTGGTCGCCGAGTGCGAACGCCTCGGCGCCGAACTCGACTTCGCCGTCGAGGTCCGCGAGACCAACGACGAGGGCGAGATCATCCGCTGGATGCACGAGGCCGCCGACGGCCGCATCCCGGTGGTGATGAACCCCGGCGCGTTCACCCACTACTCCTACGGGCTGCGCGACGCGGTCGCCCAGCGCACCGCGCCGTTCATCGAGGTGCACATCTCCAACCCGTACGCGCGCGAAAGCTTCCGGCACACCAGCGTGGTCGCCGCGGTCGCCAGCGGCACGATCGCCGGCTTCGGCCTCGGCTCCTACCGCTTGGCGCTGCGCGCGCTCGCCGAGGAACTCGACGGCTGA
- the aroB gene encoding 3-dehydroquinate synthase has product MSGTPAEPVRIRVGGTSEPYDVLVGTGLLGELPALIGTSARRVAILHPEALAATGEAVREDLAAQGYEAIAIQVPNAEDAKDVAVAAYCWSVLGQTGFTRSDVIVGIGGGATTDLAGFVAASWLRGVRWIAMPTTLLGMVDAAVGGKTGINTAEGKNLVGAFHPPAGVLADLATLESLPRNDYVSGLAEVIKAGFIADPVILDLIEADPEAARDPLGEDTAELITRAIRVKADVVSGDLKEAGRREILNYGHTLAHAIEKAERYKWRHGAAVSVGMVYAAELGRLAGRLDDATADRHRTVLAAVGLPLTYRGDAWPRLLETMRVDKKSRGDMLRFIVLDGLAKPVVLEAPDPTLLVAAYAEVSA; this is encoded by the coding sequence ATGAGCGGCACCCCCGCCGAACCCGTCCGGATCCGTGTCGGCGGCACCTCGGAGCCCTACGACGTGCTCGTGGGCACCGGCCTGCTCGGCGAACTGCCCGCGCTGATCGGCACCTCCGCCCGCCGGGTGGCGATCCTGCACCCGGAGGCGCTGGCCGCCACCGGCGAGGCGGTCCGCGAGGACCTGGCCGCGCAGGGCTACGAGGCGATCGCCATCCAGGTGCCCAACGCCGAGGACGCCAAGGACGTCGCGGTCGCGGCGTACTGCTGGTCGGTGCTCGGCCAGACCGGGTTCACCCGCTCCGACGTGATCGTCGGCATCGGCGGCGGCGCCACCACCGACCTGGCGGGCTTCGTCGCGGCGAGCTGGCTGCGCGGCGTGCGCTGGATCGCGATGCCCACCACGCTGCTCGGCATGGTCGACGCGGCCGTCGGCGGCAAGACCGGGATCAACACCGCCGAGGGCAAGAACCTGGTCGGCGCGTTCCACCCGCCCGCCGGCGTGCTCGCCGACCTGGCCACGCTGGAGTCGCTGCCGCGCAACGACTACGTCAGCGGCCTGGCCGAGGTGATCAAGGCCGGATTCATCGCCGACCCGGTGATCCTGGACCTGATCGAGGCCGACCCCGAGGCGGCCCGCGACCCGCTGGGCGAGGACACCGCCGAGCTGATCACCCGGGCCATTCGCGTCAAGGCCGACGTGGTCTCCGGCGACCTCAAGGAGGCCGGCCGCCGGGAGATCCTGAACTACGGCCACACCCTCGCGCACGCGATCGAAAAGGCCGAGCGGTACAAGTGGCGGCACGGCGCCGCGGTCAGCGTCGGCATGGTCTACGCCGCGGAACTGGGCCGGCTCGCCGGTCGCCTCGACGACGCCACCGCCGACCGGCACCGCACCGTGCTCGCCGCCGTCGGCCTGCCGCTGACCTACCGCGGCGACGCGTGGCCCCGGCTTTTGGAGACCATGCGCGTGGACAAGAAGTCGCGCGGCGACATGTTGCGCTTCATCGTCCTCGACGGCCTGGCCAAGCCGGTCGTCCTGGAGGCCCCCGACCCGACGCTCCTGGTCGCCGCCTACGCCGAGGTCTCGGCGTGA
- a CDS encoding shikimate kinase, with protein MADIGDAGDIADGAHTTPGRDGGAHPLVVLVGPPGAGKTTVGLLLAAAHGVGFRDTDADVETRAGKPIPDIFVDEGEPHFRALEHRAVADALADHPGVLALGGGAILDPATRALLAGHHVVFLDVDLADAVKRVGLDAPRPLLMGNPRARWRELMAARRPLYTEVAAVTVNTAGRTPEDVAAEIGHTLETASHRARPEPTTPEKDVKR; from the coding sequence ATGGCAGACATCGGGGACGCCGGGGACATCGCCGACGGCGCGCACACCACGCCCGGCCGGGACGGGGGCGCCCATCCGCTGGTGGTCCTGGTCGGGCCGCCCGGCGCGGGCAAGACGACGGTGGGCCTGCTGCTCGCCGCGGCGCACGGGGTGGGCTTTCGCGACACCGACGCCGACGTCGAGACGCGGGCGGGCAAGCCGATCCCGGACATCTTCGTCGACGAGGGCGAGCCGCACTTTCGCGCGCTCGAACACCGGGCGGTCGCCGACGCGCTGGCCGATCACCCCGGCGTACTCGCCCTGGGCGGCGGCGCGATCCTGGACCCGGCCACCCGCGCCCTCCTGGCGGGCCATCACGTGGTCTTCCTCGACGTTGACCTGGCCGACGCGGTCAAGCGGGTCGGCCTCGACGCGCCGCGCCCGCTGCTGATGGGCAACCCCAGGGCCCGCTGGCGCGAGCTGATGGCCGCGCGCCGCCCCCTGTACACCGAGGTCGCCGCGGTCACGGTGAACACCGCCGGCCGCACCCCCGAGGACGTGGCCGCCGAGATCGGGCACACCCTCGAGACCGCATCCCACCGGGCCCGACCCGAGCCCACCACGCCCGAGAAAGACGTGAAGCGATGA
- the aroC gene encoding chorismate synthase, which translates to MGNLRWLTAGESHGPALVATLEGLPAGVPVTTDLVADALARRRLGYGRGARMKFERDEVTFLGGVRHGLTQGSPVAIMVGNTEWPKWETVMSADPVDPEVLAAQARNAALTRPRPGHADLAGMQKYGFDEARPILERASARETAARVALGAVAKAFLERVAGIRIVSHVVEFGAAKAPAGVFPGPDDTARLDADPVRCFDPEASAAMVTEVDDAQKAGDTLGGVVEVLAYGLPPGLGSHVHWDRRLDSRLAGALMGIQAIKGVELGDGFELARVRGSKAHDEIVNTADGARRTSHRSGGVEGGMSTGEVLRVRAAMKPIATVPRALATFDVRTGEPAQAHHQRSDVAAVPASGIVAEAMVALVLADLVTEKFGGDSVAETARNVRGYLDALEIR; encoded by the coding sequence GTGGGCAACCTACGCTGGCTGACCGCCGGGGAGTCGCACGGCCCCGCACTCGTGGCCACCCTCGAGGGGCTGCCCGCCGGCGTGCCCGTCACGACCGACCTGGTCGCCGACGCGCTCGCGCGCCGCCGACTGGGCTACGGGCGCGGCGCGCGGATGAAGTTCGAGCGCGACGAGGTCACCTTCCTCGGCGGCGTCCGGCACGGCCTCACCCAGGGCAGCCCGGTCGCGATCATGGTCGGCAACACCGAGTGGCCCAAGTGGGAGACGGTCATGTCGGCCGACCCCGTGGACCCGGAGGTGCTGGCCGCGCAGGCCCGCAACGCCGCGCTGACCCGTCCCCGCCCCGGCCACGCCGACCTGGCGGGCATGCAGAAGTACGGCTTCGACGAGGCCCGGCCGATCCTGGAGCGGGCCAGCGCCCGCGAGACCGCCGCCCGGGTCGCGCTCGGCGCGGTCGCCAAGGCGTTCCTGGAGCGCGTCGCCGGCATCCGGATCGTCAGCCACGTGGTCGAGTTCGGTGCGGCCAAGGCGCCCGCCGGCGTGTTCCCCGGCCCCGACGACACCGCGCGCCTGGACGCCGACCCGGTGCGCTGCTTCGACCCCGAGGCGTCGGCCGCGATGGTCACCGAGGTGGACGACGCGCAAAAGGCCGGCGACACGCTCGGCGGCGTGGTCGAGGTGCTCGCCTACGGACTGCCCCCGGGCCTGGGCAGCCACGTGCACTGGGACCGCCGGCTCGACTCGCGCCTCGCGGGCGCGCTGATGGGCATCCAGGCGATCAAGGGCGTCGAACTCGGCGACGGCTTCGAGTTGGCCCGGGTGCGCGGCTCGAAGGCGCACGACGAGATCGTGAACACCGCCGACGGCGCGCGCCGCACCTCGCACCGCTCCGGCGGTGTGGAGGGCGGCATGTCCACCGGCGAGGTGCTGCGCGTGCGTGCGGCGATGAAGCCGATCGCCACCGTGCCCCGCGCCCTGGCCACCTTCGACGTGCGCACCGGCGAGCCGGCCCAGGCCCACCACCAGCGCTCCGACGTGGCGGCGGTGCCCGCGTCGGGCATCGTGGCCGAGGCGATGGTGGCCCTCGTGCTGGCCGACCTGGTCACCGAGAAGTTCGGCGGCGACTCGGTCGCCGAGACCGCCCGCAACGTGCGCGGCTACCTGGACGCGCTGGAGATTCGGTAG
- a CDS encoding prepilin peptidase, protein MFLGLTLLCALLGFVAGLGLPRPIHLLLARSPGAGSVGGIAPPGRPPALPVEPVSAASGRFGALPLAALTGLVCALLAWRLGPGLDLLAFLVLAVAGVTLAVVDMRALRLPDPVLLVTLATGLTLLGMESLALGDFTAYRRALLGGVTLAGYHLCLAALFRGSLGMGDVKLAGVLGIHLTWLGWGVLVTGAFLAVLLAGLTAGALILVGRARRDSRLPFGPWLLLGALGGVLCGAELSRLHLAW, encoded by the coding sequence GTGTTCCTCGGACTCACTCTCCTGTGCGCGTTGCTCGGTTTCGTTGCCGGGCTCGGGCTGCCCCGTCCCATCCATCTCCTGCTCGCCCGAAGCCCCGGCGCCGGTTCGGTCGGTGGCATCGCCCCGCCCGGTCGTCCGCCGGCCCTGCCCGTCGAGCCCGTGTCGGCCGCGAGCGGCCGGTTCGGCGCGCTGCCGCTCGCGGCGCTGACCGGGCTCGTCTGCGCCCTGCTCGCCTGGCGCCTGGGGCCCGGACTCGACCTGCTCGCGTTCCTGGTGCTCGCCGTCGCGGGGGTCACCCTCGCCGTGGTCGACATGCGCGCCCTGCGGCTGCCCGACCCGGTGCTTCTGGTCACTCTGGCCACCGGCCTGACCCTGCTCGGCATGGAGTCGCTGGCCCTGGGCGACTTCACCGCCTACCGGCGCGCCCTGCTCGGCGGCGTCACGCTGGCCGGCTACCACCTGTGCCTGGCCGCGCTCTTCCGCGGCTCCCTGGGCATGGGCGACGTCAAGCTCGCCGGCGTGCTCGGCATACATCTGACCTGGCTGGGCTGGGGCGTGCTGGTCACCGGCGCGTTCTTGGCCGTGCTGCTCGCGGGGCTGACCGCAGGGGCGCTGATACTCGTGGGCCGCGCGCGCCGGGACAGCCGGCTGCCGTTCGGCCCGTGGTTGCTGCTCGGCGCGCTCGGCGGCGTGTTGTGCGGCGCCGAGTTGTCCCGATTGCATCTCGCCTGGTGA
- a CDS encoding shikimate dehydrogenase, translated as MTSPTPTPIPRRAAVLGSPIRHSLSPVLHRAAYAELGLTHWSYDAFEIDEAALPGFVAELDASWAGLSLTMPLKRAIRPLLDEIGAVARDVDAVNTVVCAADGRRVGENTDVPGLVAALRERGVERVESAAVLGAGATATSALAALREVTDGPVRVYVRGAEREREMHAAGERLGVAVTVRPWTEAAEALAAPLVVATTPKGAVDHLAIEVPAGPGVLFDVLYDPWPTALAGAWGHAGGTVVGGLDLLVHQAVLQVELMTGRPGPLTAMRTAGEAALAGRS; from the coding sequence GTGACGTCCCCGACCCCGACCCCGATTCCGCGCCGCGCCGCCGTGCTCGGTTCGCCGATCCGGCACTCGTTGTCCCCGGTCCTGCACCGGGCGGCGTACGCCGAACTGGGGCTGACCCACTGGTCCTACGACGCGTTCGAGATCGACGAGGCGGCCCTGCCGGGCTTCGTCGCCGAACTCGACGCGTCGTGGGCCGGGCTCTCGCTGACCATGCCGCTCAAACGGGCGATCCGGCCGCTGCTCGACGAGATCGGTGCCGTCGCGCGGGACGTGGACGCGGTGAACACCGTGGTGTGCGCCGCCGACGGCCGCCGGGTGGGCGAGAACACCGATGTGCCGGGCCTGGTCGCGGCATTGCGCGAGCGTGGCGTGGAGCGGGTCGAGTCGGCGGCGGTGCTGGGCGCGGGTGCCACCGCGACCTCGGCGCTGGCCGCGCTGCGCGAGGTCACGGACGGGCCGGTGCGGGTGTACGTGCGGGGCGCGGAGCGCGAGCGCGAGATGCACGCGGCCGGCGAACGGCTCGGCGTCGCGGTGACCGTGCGTCCGTGGACTGAGGCCGCCGAGGCGCTGGCCGCGCCGCTGGTGGTGGCGACGACGCCCAAGGGCGCGGTCGACCATCTCGCGATCGAGGTGCCGGCCGGGCCCGGCGTGCTCTTCGACGTGCTCTACGATCCGTGGCCCACCGCGCTCGCGGGCGCGTGGGGACACGCGGGCGGCACGGTGGTGGGCGGCCTGGACCTGCTCGTGCACCAGGCGGTCCTCCAGGTCGAGTTGATGACGGGCCGCCCGGGCCCACTCACCGCGATGCGCACGGCCGGCGAAGCGGCTCTGGCGGGCCGAAGCTGA
- the mltG gene encoding endolytic transglycosylase MltG: MSDLGLRMDSEQSEPRSRRRGKDDGSRGGRRGRGRKKKNRSGCAVSLALVIVLAILGGGGYWAYGFLKDRFGPPPDYSGSGSGSLVVEIKPGWATPQMANELKRVGVTKSVEAFTKVAREDKDQRASKIQPGAYTMAKHMSAKSAFEILVNPKNKKDFILRPGLRSSQVFESLAKSLNVPKEKVEAAAKDPSLGLPDYANGNIEGFLFPASYIAAPGMDPLVVLKDMVGRAVKEYDKVGLAAKAQAMNKKPYDLIIIASLVEAEGKTTDDKGKVAQVIYNRLGKNMSLGLDSTVNYYLGKSNIQLTNKELNDASNPYNTRVKKGLPPGPIGNPSKAAIDAALAPPSGNLLYFVTVDPIVGTTKFTDSDAKFQEFKAELAKWIKEHPTP; this comes from the coding sequence ATGAGCGATCTCGGACTGCGGATGGATTCGGAGCAGTCGGAGCCGCGCAGCCGGCGACGGGGCAAGGACGACGGTTCGCGGGGCGGGCGGCGCGGACGGGGCCGCAAGAAGAAGAACCGCAGCGGTTGTGCGGTCTCCCTCGCCCTCGTGATCGTGCTCGCCATCCTCGGCGGTGGCGGTTACTGGGCCTACGGTTTCCTGAAGGACCGTTTCGGCCCGCCGCCGGACTACAGCGGCAGCGGTTCCGGTTCGCTCGTGGTCGAGATCAAGCCGGGTTGGGCCACGCCGCAGATGGCCAACGAACTCAAGCGGGTCGGGGTCACCAAGAGCGTCGAGGCGTTCACCAAGGTCGCCCGGGAGGACAAGGACCAGCGCGCGTCCAAGATCCAGCCGGGCGCGTACACGATGGCCAAGCACATGTCCGCGAAGTCGGCCTTCGAGATCCTGGTGAACCCGAAGAACAAGAAGGACTTCATCCTGCGGCCCGGACTGCGCTCCTCGCAGGTCTTCGAGTCGCTGGCGAAGTCGCTCAACGTGCCCAAGGAGAAGGTGGAGGCCGCCGCCAAGGACCCGTCGCTCGGGTTGCCGGACTACGCCAACGGCAACATCGAGGGCTTCCTGTTCCCCGCGTCGTACATCGCCGCGCCCGGGATGGACCCGCTGGTGGTGCTCAAGGACATGGTGGGCCGGGCGGTCAAGGAGTACGACAAGGTCGGTCTGGCCGCGAAGGCCCAGGCGATGAACAAGAAGCCCTACGACCTGATCATCATCGCCAGCCTGGTCGAGGCCGAGGGCAAGACCACCGACGACAAGGGCAAGGTCGCCCAGGTGATCTACAACCGGCTCGGCAAGAACATGTCGCTGGGCCTGGACTCGACGGTCAACTACTACCTCGGCAAGAGCAACATCCAGCTCACCAACAAGGAACTCAACGACGCGAGCAACCCGTACAACACGCGCGTCAAGAAGGGCCTGCCGCCCGGGCCGATCGGCAACCCGAGCAAGGCGGCGATCGACGCGGCGCTGGCACCGCCGTCGGGCAACCTGCTGTACTTCGTCACCGTCGACCCGATCGTGGGCACCACCAAGTTCACCGACAGCGACGCCAAGTTCCAGGAGTTCAAGGCCGAGTTGGCGAAGTGGATCAAGGAACACCCGACCCCGTGA
- the ruvX gene encoding Holliday junction resolvase RuvX produces MRRGVRIAVDVGDVRIGVAASDPHGLIATPVETVPAGRRDVARVLEIVAEYEAIEVVVGLPRSLSGKEGAAAAKARLFAGRLVAGLDPAIEVRMVDERLTTVTATRGLQASGVKAKKARGVVDQAAAIVILQNALDTERGSGRPPGQAVLPAPAGSASDSERPTA; encoded by the coding sequence TTGAGACGCGGAGTACGAATTGCGGTCGACGTGGGAGACGTTCGCATCGGCGTCGCGGCCAGCGACCCGCACGGACTGATCGCCACCCCGGTGGAGACCGTGCCCGCCGGGCGGCGCGATGTGGCCCGAGTCCTGGAGATCGTCGCCGAGTACGAGGCGATCGAGGTCGTGGTCGGGCTGCCGCGTTCGCTCTCCGGCAAGGAGGGCGCGGCCGCGGCCAAGGCGCGGCTGTTCGCCGGCCGACTCGTGGCCGGGCTCGACCCGGCGATCGAGGTGCGTATGGTCGACGAGCGACTGACCACCGTCACCGCGACCCGAGGGCTCCAGGCCTCCGGCGTCAAGGCGAAGAAGGCCCGCGGAGTCGTCGACCAGGCGGCCGCGATCGTGATCCTGCAAAACGCGCTCGACACCGAGCGAGGTTCCGGACGTCCTCCGGGCCAGGCCGTGCTCCCCGCTCCGGCCGGGTCCGCATCCGACTCTGAAAGGCCCACGGCATGA
- the alaS gene encoding alanine--tRNA ligase, with protein sequence MESAEIRKRWLRFFEERGHTVVPSASLVADDPTLLLVNAGMVPFKPYFLGEVKPSFKRATSVQKCVRTLDIEEVGKTTRHGSFFQMCGNFSFGDYFKEGAIALAWELLTNSVADGGYGLDPEKLWITVYLDDDEAERIWRDVIGVPPERIQRLGKSENFWSMGVPGPCGPCSEINYDRGPAYGEEGGPAVNGERYLEIWNLVFMQFERGAGTGKDDYPILGDLPAKNIDTGLGLERLACILQGVDNLYEIDTSRMILDRAAELTGKVYGQDHTTDVSLRVVADHVRTAVMLIGDGVVPGNEGRGYVLRRMMRRAIRNMRLMGAEGATLHDLVETTIKAMGPQYPNLIEDAERIDAVSVAEEKRFLARLQEGTALLDESIVKAKSAGSRVLPGEVAFLLHDTEGFPIDLTLEIAAEQGLAVDEDGFRRLMNEQRQRAKKDAQARKQGLADLSVYREVADSAGGTVFTGYLDTANEVTVVGLLVDGVSAPAAQEGDEVEVVLDHTPFYAEGGGQLADTGRIRLETGAVVEVRDVQTPVAGVTVHRGRVQVGEVVVGAKALAQIDTDRRNAIARAHSATHLTHQALRDALGPTAAQAGSENAPGRFRFDFGAPGAVPGSVLTDVEQKINEVLARNLDVTAEVMSMDEAKKQGAVMMFGEKYGDRVRVVTMGDYSKELCGGTHVHNTAQLGLVKLLGESSIGAGVRRVEALVGADAYKFLAREHTIVNQLTDVVKGRPEELPERVASIMAKLRDAEKEIAALRGAQVLQAAAGLVDGAQDVHGVALAVAQLPDGTTPDDLRKLALDVRGRLASRPAAVAVVSVVNGKPMVVVAANDGARERGVKAGELVRVAAQTLGGGGGGKDDVAQGGGSDPTKVADALAAVTRTVAERTS encoded by the coding sequence ATGGAGTCGGCAGAGATCCGCAAGCGCTGGCTGCGGTTTTTCGAAGAACGCGGACACACCGTCGTCCCGTCGGCGTCACTGGTCGCGGACGACCCCACGCTGCTCCTGGTGAACGCCGGCATGGTGCCGTTCAAGCCCTACTTCCTGGGCGAGGTCAAGCCGAGCTTCAAGAGGGCCACCAGCGTGCAGAAGTGTGTGCGCACGCTGGACATCGAGGAGGTCGGCAAGACCACCCGGCACGGCTCGTTCTTCCAGATGTGCGGCAACTTCTCGTTCGGCGACTACTTCAAGGAGGGCGCGATCGCGCTCGCCTGGGAGTTGCTCACCAACTCGGTCGCCGACGGCGGCTACGGGCTGGACCCCGAGAAGTTGTGGATCACCGTCTACCTCGACGACGACGAGGCCGAGCGCATCTGGCGCGACGTCATCGGCGTGCCCCCCGAGCGCATCCAACGCCTGGGCAAGTCGGAGAACTTCTGGTCGATGGGCGTGCCCGGCCCGTGCGGCCCGTGCTCGGAGATCAACTACGACCGCGGCCCCGCGTACGGCGAGGAGGGCGGCCCGGCGGTCAACGGCGAGCGCTACCTGGAGATCTGGAACCTGGTCTTCATGCAGTTCGAGCGCGGCGCCGGAACCGGCAAGGACGACTACCCGATCCTGGGCGACCTGCCGGCGAAGAACATCGACACCGGGCTCGGCCTGGAGCGCCTGGCGTGCATCCTCCAGGGCGTCGACAACCTGTACGAGATCGACACCTCGCGGATGATCCTGGACCGCGCCGCCGAACTCACCGGCAAGGTGTACGGGCAGGACCACACCACCGACGTGTCGCTGCGCGTGGTGGCCGACCACGTGCGCACCGCCGTGATGCTCATCGGCGACGGCGTGGTGCCGGGCAACGAGGGCCGCGGCTACGTGCTGCGCCGCATGATGCGCCGCGCGATTCGCAACATGCGGCTGATGGGCGCCGAGGGTGCGACGCTGCACGACCTGGTCGAGACCACGATCAAGGCGATGGGTCCGCAGTACCCGAACCTGATCGAGGACGCCGAGCGCATCGACGCGGTCTCGGTGGCCGAGGAGAAGCGCTTTTTGGCCCGGCTCCAGGAGGGCACCGCGCTGCTCGACGAGTCGATCGTCAAGGCCAAGAGCGCGGGCTCGCGCGTGCTCCCCGGCGAGGTGGCGTTCCTGCTGCACGACACCGAGGGCTTCCCGATCGACCTGACCCTGGAGATCGCCGCCGAACAGGGCCTGGCGGTCGACGAGGACGGCTTCCGCCGGCTGATGAACGAGCAGCGGCAGCGGGCCAAGAAGGACGCGCAGGCGCGCAAGCAGGGCCTCGCCGACCTGTCCGTGTACCGCGAGGTCGCTGACTCGGCCGGCGGCACCGTGTTCACCGGCTACCTGGACACCGCCAACGAGGTGACCGTGGTCGGCCTGCTCGTCGACGGCGTATCCGCGCCCGCCGCGCAGGAGGGCGACGAGGTCGAGGTCGTGCTCGACCACACCCCCTTCTACGCCGAGGGCGGTGGCCAACTCGCCGACACCGGCCGCATCCGGCTGGAGACCGGCGCCGTGGTCGAGGTCCGCGACGTACAGACCCCCGTCGCCGGCGTCACCGTGCACCGCGGCCGGGTCCAGGTCGGCGAGGTCGTGGTCGGCGCCAAGGCGCTCGCGCAGATCGACACCGACCGGCGCAACGCCATCGCCCGCGCGCACAGCGCCACGCACCTGACCCACCAGGCGCTGCGCGACGCGCTCGGCCCCACCGCGGCGCAGGCCGGCTCGGAGAACGCGCCGGGCCGCTTCCGCTTCGACTTCGGCGCGCCGGGCGCGGTGCCGGGCAGCGTGCTCACCGACGTCGAGCAGAAGATCAACGAGGTGCTCGCGCGCAACCTCGACGTCACCGCCGAGGTGATGTCGATGGACGAGGCGAAGAAGCAGGGCGCCGTGATGATGTTCGGCGAGAAGTACGGCGACCGCGTCCGCGTGGTCACGATGGGGGACTACTCCAAGGAACTGTGCGGCGGCACGCACGTGCACAACACCGCGCAGCTGGGCCTGGTCAAGCTGCTCGGCGAGTCCTCGATCGGCGCCGGCGTGCGCCGGGTCGAGGCGCTGGTGGGCGCCGACGCGTACAAGTTCCTCGCGCGCGAGCACACCATCGTCAACCAGCTCACCGACGTGGTGAAGGGCCGGCCGGAGGAGCTGCCCGAGCGGGTCGCCTCGATCATGGCCAAGCTGCGCGACGCGGAGAAGGAGATCGCCGCGCTGCGCGGCGCGCAGGTGCTCCAGGCCGCCGCCGGTCTGGTCGACGGCGCGCAGGACGTGCACGGCGTGGCGCTGGCCGTCGCCCAACTGCCCGACGGCACCACGCCCGACGACCTGCGCAAGCTGGCGCTGGATGTGCGCGGTCGGCTCGCGAGTCGCCCGGCCGCGGTCGCGGTCGTGTCGGTGGTGAACGGCAAGCCGATGGTCGTGGTCGCCGCGAACGACGGCGCGCGCGAGCGTGGCGTCAAGGCCGGCGAGCTGGTTCGTGTCGCGGCGCAGACCCTCGGCGGAGGCGGCGGCGGCAAGGACGACGTGGCCCAGGGCGGCGGTTCGGACCCGACGAAGGTGGCCGACGCGCTGGCCGCGGTCACCCGGACAGTCGCCGAACGTACATCCTGA
- a CDS encoding DUF6167 family protein: MARLFWIAVGAGAGVWAARKVKDKAYKYTPEGVADNVTGIGEAIKYFADEVRAGMAEREQELYRAIGADVAAAALPPAPSRRILPGTREPHEHRHDGRDHYDPRELYEGKARYDRRDGT, encoded by the coding sequence ATGGCGAGACTGTTCTGGATCGCGGTCGGCGCCGGCGCCGGCGTCTGGGCCGCGCGCAAGGTCAAGGACAAGGCGTACAAGTACACGCCCGAGGGCGTCGCCGACAACGTCACGGGCATCGGCGAGGCGATCAAGTACTTCGCGGACGAGGTCCGCGCGGGCATGGCGGAGCGCGAGCAGGAGTTGTACCGGGCGATCGGCGCGGACGTCGCCGCCGCGGCCCTGCCGCCCGCCCCGAGCCGGCGGATACTGCCCGGCACGCGCGAGCCGCACGAGCACCGGCACGACGGGCGGGACCACTACGACCCGCGCGAGCTGTACGAAGGCAAGGCACGGTACGACCGAAGGGACGGCACCTGA
- a CDS encoding DUF948 domain-containing protein yields MTVSGGEVALMIIAVFWAILVAFLAVALVKLAKVLKEATTLVAGVADRAVPLLDEVTETVRATNAQMGRVDQIAGNVQTMTTNATALSSTVAATLGGPLVKTAAFSYGVRRALSAQQRAELSRRVRTAAKAQKVARQRSMRGRS; encoded by the coding sequence ATGACGGTGTCGGGTGGCGAAGTCGCGCTGATGATCATCGCCGTTTTCTGGGCGATCCTGGTCGCCTTTCTCGCGGTGGCTCTGGTGAAGCTGGCGAAGGTGCTCAAGGAGGCCACGACCCTGGTCGCGGGGGTGGCGGACCGGGCGGTCCCGCTGCTGGACGAGGTCACCGAGACGGTCCGGGCGACCAACGCCCAGATGGGCCGCGTCGACCAGATCGCGGGCAACGTGCAGACCATGACCACGAACGCCACCGCGCTGTCCTCCACGGTCGCCGCCACACTCGGCGGGCCACTCGTGAAGACCGCCGCGTTCAGCTACGGCGTGCGCCGCGCGTTGTCCGCGCAGCAGCGCGCCGAGCTCAGCCGCCGGGTGCGAACCGCGGCGAAGGCGCAGAAGGTCGCGCGGCAGCGCAGCATGCGCGGAAGGAGCTGA
- the rpsD gene encoding 30S ribosomal protein S4, which translates to MTNQTRPKIRRSRALGVALTPKAAKYLENRPYPPGEHGRGRKQTSDYKTRLMEKQRLRFQYDISEVQMRAAFDRANKHAGKTGDELVVDLERRLDAFVLRAGFARTVYQARQMVTHGHIEVNGGKVDKPSYRLKPDDVVAVRERSRTKPLFQVVQAGGFAAAETPRYIEARLDKLMARLDRLPQRREVPVICDEQLVVEYYSR; encoded by the coding sequence TTGACCAACCAGACGCGCCCCAAGATCCGCCGCAGCCGCGCGCTCGGTGTGGCGCTCACCCCCAAGGCCGCCAAGTACCTGGAGAACCGGCCCTACCCGCCCGGCGAGCACGGCCGCGGTCGCAAGCAGACCTCCGACTACAAGACCCGGCTGATGGAGAAGCAGCGCCTGCGCTTCCAGTACGACATCTCCGAGGTCCAGATGCGGGCCGCGTTCGACCGCGCCAACAAGCACGCCGGCAAGACCGGCGACGAACTGGTGGTCGACCTCGAGCGCCGCCTCGACGCCTTCGTGCTCCGGGCCGGCTTCGCGCGCACCGTCTACCAGGCGCGGCAGATGGTCACCCACGGCCACATCGAGGTCAACGGCGGCAAGGTGGACAAGCCCTCCTACCGCCTCAAGCCCGACGACGTGGTCGCCGTGCGCGAGCGCAGCCGCACCAAGCCGCTGTTCCAGGTGGTCCAGGCCGGCGGATTCGCCGCCGCCGAGACCCCGCGCTACATCGAGGCCCGCCTCGACAAACTGATGGCCCGCCTCGACCGCCTCCCGCAGCGCCGCGAGGTCCCGGTGATCTGCGACGAGCAGTTGGTCGTGGAGTACTACTCCCGCTGA